From the genome of Phaenicophaeus curvirostris isolate KB17595 chromosome 6, BPBGC_Pcur_1.0, whole genome shotgun sequence, one region includes:
- the LOC138722172 gene encoding death domain-containing membrane protein NRADD-like, with the protein MRALLLLPLLCPVPGEGGGCCPPCPPDSEVPEPCDCHPCTRQEDLPHPGEEMVMGTPSPTTPNFVPPPPEAAGRDIIPVYCSLLAAVVVGLLAYVAFKCWHSCRQKKQLAKARAGDSGTSPEGEKLHGDSGVFLDTPILQETQQSSKAPRPEGHPLVSPQLQEELEQLLESEGPGGDWRSLATNLGFGPDAIATFSRGRAPTRTLLSTWATSQGATLAALSQALATSGHHAAAQRLAGPGDVTSAV; encoded by the exons ATGcgggcgctgctgctgctgccgctgctgtgCCCG GTGCCgggggagggtggggggtgctgccccccgtgtccccccgacTCCGAGGTCCCCGAGCCCTGCGACTGCCACCCCTGCACCCGCC AAGAAGACCTGCCCCACCCCGGGGAGGAGATGGTGATGGGAACCCCCTCACCCACCACCCCCAACTTTGTGCCACCGCCCCCCGAAGCCGCCGGCAGGGACATCATCCCCGTCTACTGCTCCCTCTTGGCTGCCGTGGTGGTGGGACTTCTTGCCTACGTGGCCTTCAAGTG CTGGCACTCGTGcaggcagaagaagcagctggcCAAGGCCCGGGCAGGGGACTCGGGGACGTCACCCGAGGGGGAGAAGCTCCACGGTGACAGCGGAGTCTTCCTCGACACCCCCATCCTGCAGGAGACCCAGCAGAGCAGCAAGG ccccccgccCCGAGGGGCACCCGTTGGTGTCCCCGCAGcttcaggaggagctggagcagctgctggagagcgagggacctggaggtgacTGGCGCAGCTTGGCCACCAACCTGGGCTTCGGTCCCGACGCCATCGCAACCTTCAGCCGCGGCCGAGCTCCCACCCGCACCCTCCTCAGCACTTGGGCCACCAGCCAGGGGGCCACGCTGGCCGCCCTCAGCCAGGCCTTGGCCACCAGCGGCCACCACGCCGCGGCCCAGCGCTTGGCAGGACCTGGGGACGTCACCTCCGCCGTGTGA
- the LOC138722173 gene encoding sporozoite surface protein 2-like: MNPEDDTKLRKEVDAPEGGVNVQEDLEEPSEVQQGQTQGLPPENLGVQLRLGSTCLETSSVEKALEILGGQHAQHALGPGTVVGKRWEVDPEPPSPTMTEPSLDQSQWNPAGLEPATLKRVPPKAVANPPEPQGGGGGGGERGRGLASLSQSPSAPPGPARGEVGGERRAEPNPAERSRTRPEPNPERSRTRAEPNSERSRTPRGAEPRAEPNPPERSRTRPEPNPERSRTRAEPNGAEPREKPNPSGEEPERSRTPRGAEPREEPNPEQSRTRAEPNGAEPERSRTPRGPNGAEPERSRTPSGAEPERSRTREEPNPERSRTQEEPNPERSRTPSGAEPERSRNPRGAEPRAEPNPSGDEPERSRAEPNPERSRTRAEPNPERSRTPSGDEPERSRNPSGAERSRTPRGAEP, from the exons ATGAACCCtgaagatgacaccaagctgagaaAAGAAGTTGACGCTCCAGAGGGAGGAGTTAACGTCCAGGAAGACCTGGAAGAACCTtctgaagttcaacaaggacaaaCACAAGGTCTTCCACCTGAGAACCTTGGGGTGCAGCTCAGACTGGGTTCCACCTGCCTGGAGaccagctctgtggagaaggccCTGGAGATTCTTGGTGGACAACACGCTCAAC ACGCTTTGGGCCCTGGGACGGTCGTGGGGAAGCGGTGGGAGGTGGACCCCGAGCCCCCCAGTCCCACCATGACCGAGCCCAGTTTGGACCAGTCCCAATGGAACCCAGCGGGACTCGAACCCGCGACCCTCAAGCGAGTCCCTCCCAAAGCGGTTGCGAACCCACCTGAGCcacaaggcgggggggggggagggggggagagggggcgtggcctcgccTCGCTCAGCCAATCGCCGAGCGccccgcccggcccggcccgaGGCGAGGTGGGGGGGGAGAGGCGAGCGGAGCCGAACCcagccgagcggagccgaacGCGACCGGAGCCGAACCCCGAGCGGAGCCGAACCCGAGCGGAGCCGAACTCCGAGAGGAGCCGAACCCCGAGAGGAGCCGAACCCCGAGCGGAGCCGAACCCACCCGAGCGGAGCCGAACGCGACCGGAGCCGAACCCCGAGCGGAGCCGAACCCGAGCGGAGCCGAACGGAGCCGAACCCCGAGAGAAGCCGAACCCGAGCGGAGAAGAACCCGAGCGGAGCCGAACCCCGAGAGGAGCCGAACCCCGAGAGGAGCCGAACCCAGAGCAGAGCCGAACCCGAGCGGAGCCGAACGGAGCCGAACCCGAGAGGAGCCGAACCCCGAGAGGA CCGAACGGAGCCGAACCCGAGAGGAGCCGAACCCCGAGCGGAGCCGAACCTGAGAGGAGCCGAACCCGAGAGGAGCCGAACCCCGAGAGGAGCCGAACCCAAGAGGAGCCGAACCCCGAGCGGAGCCGAACCCCGAGCGGAGCCGAACCCGAGCGGAGCCGGAACCCGAGAGGAGCCGAACCCCGAGCGGAGCCGAACCCGAGCGGAGACGAAcccgagcggagccgagcggagccgaaccCCGAGAGGAGCCGAACCCGAGCGGAGCCGAACCCCGAGCGGAGCCGAACCCCGAGCGGAGACGAACCCGAGCGGAGCCGGAAcccgagcggagccgagcggagccgaaccCCGAGAGGAGCCGAACCCTAG